Proteins encoded by one window of Camelus bactrianus isolate YW-2024 breed Bactrian camel chromosome 9, ASM4877302v1, whole genome shotgun sequence:
- the NR1H2 gene encoding oxysterols receptor LXR-beta, whose protein sequence is MSTPTTSSLDTPLPGNAPPQPSTPSSSPDGKEDGPGGADPDVPGTDGASSASIVVILDPAEEPERKRKKGPAPKMLGDELCQVCGDTASGFHYNVLSCEGCKGFFRRSVIRGGAGRYACRGGGTCQMDAFMRRKCQQCRLRKCKEAGMREQCVLSKEQIRKKKIRKQQQQQQQQQQQQQQQQQQSPLPEPGVSSSSASGPGASPGGSDGGGQGTGEGEGVQLTAAQELMIQQLVAAQLQCNKRSFSDQPKVTPWPMGADPQSRDARQQRFAHFTELAIISVQEIVDFAKQVPGFLQLGREDQIALLKASTIEIMLLETARRYNHETECITFLKDFTYSKDDFHRAGLQVEFINPIFEFSRAMRRLGLDDAEYALLIAINIFSADRPNVQEPSRVEALQQPYVDALLSYTRIKRPQDQLRFPRMLMKLVSLRTLSSVHSEQVFALRLQDKKLPPLLSEIWDVHE, encoded by the exons ATGTCCACCCCCACCACGAGTTCCCTGGACACTCCCTTGCCTG gaaATGCCCCCCCTCAGCCCAGCACCCCATCTTCTTCACCTGATGGAAAGGAGGATGGGCCGGGAGGGGCAGACCCTGATGTCCCAGGCACTGATGGAGCCAGCTCAGCCTCCATCGTGG tcaTCCTAGACCCAGCAGAGGAGCCGGAGCGCAAGCGAAAGAAGGGCCCAGCTCCAAAGATGCTGGGCGATGAGCTGTGCCAAGTGTGTGGGGACACGGCCTCCGGCTTCCACTACAACGTGCTCAGCTGTGAAGGCTGCAAGGGCTTTTTCCGGCGCAGTGTCATCCGAGGTGGGGCCGGGCGCTACGCCTGCCGGGGTGGCGGAACCTGCCAGATGGACGCCTTCATGCGGCGCAAGTGTCAGCAGTGCCGGCTGCGAAAATGCAAGGAGGCCGGGATGAGGGAGCAGT GTGTCCTCTCCAAAGAACAGATCCGGAAGAAGAAGATtcggaagcagcagcagcagcagcagcagcagcagcagcagcagcagcagcagcagcagcagtctCCCCTGCCAGAGCCGGGAGTCAGCAGCAGCTCAGCCTCCGGGCCTGGGGCCTCCCCTGGAGGGTCCGACGGGGGTGGCCAGGGCACCGGAGAAGGTGAAGGTGTCCAGTTAACAGCCGCTCAGGAACTAATGATCCAGCAGTTGGTGGCGGCCCAGCTGCAGTGCAATAAACGCTCCTTCTCTGACCAGCCCAAAGTCACG ccctggcccatGGGCGCAGACCCCCAGTCCCGCGATGCTCGCCAGCAGCGTTTCGCCCACTTCACGGAGCTGGCCATCATCTCAGTCCAGGAGATCGTGGACTTCGCCAAGCAGGTTCCTGGCTTCCTGCAGCTGGGTCGTGAGGACCAGATTGCCCTCCTGAAGGCATCTACTATCGAG ATCATGCTGCTGGAGACAGCCAGACGCTACAACCACGAGACAGAGTGCATCACTTTCCTGAAGGACTTCACCTACAGCAAGGATGACTTCCACCGCGCGG gcctgCAGGTGGAATTCATCAACCCCATCTTCGAGTTCTCCCGGGCCATGAGGCGGCTGGGCCTGGACGACGCCGAGTACGCCCTCCTCATCGCCATCAACATCTTCTCGGCCGACCGGCCCAACGTGCAGGAGCCGAGCCGAGTCGAGGCCCTGCAGCAGCCCTACGTGGACGCGTTGCTCTCCTACACCCGCATCAAGAGGCCCCAG GACCAGCTGCGCTTCCCCCGGATGCTGATGAAGCTCGTGAGCCTGCGTACGCTCAGCTCCGTGCACTCGGAGCAGGTCTTCGCCCTGCGGCTCCAGGACAAGAAGCTACCGCCTTTGCTGTCTGAGATCTGGGACGTCCACGAGTGA